One genomic segment of Brevibacillus laterosporus LMG 15441 includes these proteins:
- the chbG gene encoding chitin disaccharide deacetylase gives MHGKGGIVTKLIINADDFGYSKGVNYGIITSHACGVVTSTTMMMNMPEVDHAFLLAKQHSTLGVGIHLVLTCGKPLGDDVPSLVNESGHFHSLPDVFHHINTEDVEKEFTRQVEAFLSYGKKPTHIDSHHHVHAHEKILPIVLKLAERYHLPLRLLRTHDETNRLPAGIKSTAAFDQSFYGDKLSLESLEQILDKHAGAESLEIMTHPAFIDQPLCQGSSYALQRMNELAILTDPHVTKRLNCRDIQLITFEQLG, from the coding sequence ATGCACGGGAAGGGAGGAATCGTTACGAAACTGATTATAAACGCCGATGATTTTGGTTACTCAAAAGGAGTCAACTATGGAATTATTACTTCTCATGCATGCGGGGTTGTTACATCGACTACGATGATGATGAATATGCCCGAGGTAGATCATGCCTTTTTACTGGCCAAACAGCATTCAACGTTAGGAGTAGGAATTCATTTGGTTTTGACCTGTGGCAAACCACTTGGTGACGACGTACCTTCCTTAGTAAATGAATCAGGTCATTTTCACTCACTGCCGGATGTATTTCATCACATAAATACAGAAGATGTAGAGAAAGAATTTACACGTCAAGTAGAAGCATTTCTCTCATATGGAAAGAAACCAACCCATATTGATAGTCATCATCATGTACATGCGCATGAAAAAATATTGCCTATTGTGTTGAAATTGGCGGAGCGGTATCATCTGCCGCTTCGTCTTCTCCGCACACATGACGAGACAAATCGGTTACCAGCAGGCATAAAAAGCACTGCTGCTTTCGATCAGAGTTTTTATGGAGATAAGCTTTCCCTTGAGTCTCTGGAACAAATTCTTGATAAGCATGCTGGAGCTGAATCACTGGAGATTATGACACATCCAGCTTTTATCGACCAGCCACTTTGCCAAGGGAGCAGCTATGCGCTTCAACGTATGAACGAATTGGCGATTTTGACTGACCCGCATGTTACAAAACGGTTGAACTGCCGAGATATACAATTGATTACATTTGAACAACTAGGCTGA
- a CDS encoding (2Fe-2S)-binding protein, whose protein sequence is MKNEYIQRLDELFNIHLLEPNGAFYSMPATDLLNESTMRNFIDQYALVIKALDDTATAAYIASWFLAMATGLQYMVSIQNEALDFSLENVIVHMSPKPEGSYTRISFQLRSWAETKAPVSDERQEWRTGVLSRLYGETLRPLLECISAVTGFNVGQMWGQLPTKFHHFITNLLEQTTSSEEKQRVIDDFHFLQHELNPSVFGRSKNPFDVKVRLIEHIEDPTKQMRMKNVCCRYFRTEGAQYCYTCPLMKEEDRAARRTKHRAEIIQANG, encoded by the coding sequence ATGAAAAACGAATATATCCAACGACTTGATGAGCTGTTTAATATTCATTTGCTAGAACCTAATGGGGCTTTTTATTCCATGCCTGCCACGGACCTCCTTAATGAGAGCACTATGCGAAATTTTATTGATCAATACGCTCTAGTGATCAAGGCATTAGATGATACGGCTACGGCTGCTTACATTGCTAGCTGGTTTCTGGCGATGGCTACAGGACTTCAGTACATGGTGTCGATCCAAAATGAGGCGTTGGATTTCTCCTTAGAGAATGTAATTGTACATATGAGTCCAAAACCAGAGGGATCGTATACTCGAATCTCTTTTCAACTACGCTCCTGGGCAGAAACAAAAGCACCGGTGAGTGATGAGAGACAGGAATGGAGAACGGGCGTTCTTTCCAGGCTGTATGGTGAAACTTTGCGTCCTCTTTTGGAATGTATATCTGCAGTTACTGGATTTAACGTAGGCCAAATGTGGGGACAACTGCCAACGAAATTCCATCATTTTATAACAAATCTTTTGGAACAAACAACAAGCTCCGAAGAGAAGCAGCGTGTGATTGATGATTTTCATTTTTTACAGCATGAGTTAAATCCAAGTGTTTTTGGACGTAGCAAGAATCCGTTTGATGTGAAGGTACGATTAATCGAACATATAGAGGATCCAACAAAGCAAATGAGAATGAAAAATGTTTGCTGTAGATATTTTAGAACCGAGGGTGCCCAGTATTGCTATACCTGTCCTCTCATGAAAGAAGAGGATAGGGCGGCAAGAAGAACGAAACATCGGGCTGAAATCATCCAAGCAAATGGATAA
- a CDS encoding RicAFT regulatory complex protein RicA family protein: MAETPVYTDQEILAKARELANMISRTKEVDFFKRAESQVKQNKRVQDLISSLKAKQKQLVMYESMNNTKLVEKVQAEFDALQEELDEIPLVTEFKQSQTDVNDLLQMVTHVITNTVSDRIILDTGGNPLTGKTGGPEAGHHDDEGCGCGH; this comes from the coding sequence ATGGCAGAAACACCGGTTTACACAGATCAAGAAATTTTAGCAAAAGCGCGTGAATTAGCTAACATGATTTCTCGGACGAAGGAAGTAGACTTTTTTAAACGAGCAGAATCACAGGTGAAGCAAAACAAACGCGTTCAGGATTTGATTTCCAGTCTGAAAGCAAAACAAAAGCAACTAGTCATGTATGAAAGCATGAACAATACGAAACTTGTAGAAAAAGTACAAGCGGAGTTCGATGCTCTTCAGGAAGAATTAGATGAGATTCCGCTAGTTACAGAATTTAAGCAATCTCAAACAGATGTAAACGATCTTTTGCAAATGGTGACCCATGTTATTACCAATACTGTGTCCGATAGAATTATTTTAGATACGGGTGGTAATCCTCTCACCGGTAAAACAGGTGGCCCTGAAGCCGGTCATCATGATGATGAAGGC
- a CDS encoding FMN-dependent NADH-azoreductase — translation MAKVLYITANPNSVEDSFGLSVGQTFVDAYRQANPQDEVVRVDLFKEDIPMIDGTVLDAWNKLRQGTAFGDLSPEAQAKVGRMGEVLDQFLEADRYVFVTPMWNLSFPPVVKAYIDNVLIAGKTFKYTEAGPAGLLNGKKVLHIQARGGMYSEGPAVDFEFGDKYLKAVMNFIGITDYETLAVEGMNALPAEAENIKAKAKERAVEIAKTFGK, via the coding sequence ATGGCAAAAGTATTGTATATTACAGCAAATCCGAACTCTGTAGAGGATTCCTTTGGACTAAGTGTGGGACAAACTTTCGTAGATGCATACCGTCAAGCAAATCCTCAGGACGAGGTAGTACGTGTTGATCTATTCAAGGAAGATATTCCAATGATTGATGGAACTGTGCTAGATGCATGGAACAAATTGCGTCAAGGAACTGCGTTTGGTGATTTATCTCCAGAAGCTCAAGCTAAAGTTGGCCGCATGGGTGAAGTATTGGATCAGTTCTTAGAAGCAGATCGCTATGTATTCGTAACACCAATGTGGAACTTGAGCTTCCCTCCTGTAGTGAAAGCATACATTGACAACGTATTAATCGCTGGAAAAACCTTCAAATATACAGAAGCTGGTCCAGCAGGCTTACTAAACGGTAAAAAAGTTCTCCATATCCAAGCTCGTGGTGGCATGTACTCTGAGGGTCCTGCTGTTGACTTTGAATTTGGTGATAAATATTTAAAAGCAGTAATGAACTTCATCGGTATCACTGACTACGAAACGTTGGCAGTAGAAGGCATGAACGCACTTCCTGCTGAGGCAGAAAATATCAAGGCAAAAGCAAAAGAGCGTGCTGTTGAAATCGCAAAAACGTTTGGTAAATAA
- a CDS encoding DMT family transporter, whose amino-acid sequence MNRNWTYVLIAGLLEIIWVSGIKHSSTWYEWAGTIITIALSFIVLIRATTFLPIGTVYAVFTGIGTTGTVLTEMLLFGEPFHLAKISLVALLLIGVIGLKLITSDDSNTNETKMKGAS is encoded by the coding sequence ATGAACCGGAACTGGACATACGTCCTTATCGCAGGCTTATTAGAAATTATTTGGGTCTCAGGGATTAAACACTCCTCTACCTGGTATGAATGGGCTGGAACAATAATCACGATTGCTCTTAGTTTTATCGTGCTTATCCGTGCAACGACATTTCTGCCTATTGGCACGGTCTATGCGGTCTTTACAGGAATCGGTACGACAGGTACTGTTTTGACAGAGATGTTGTTATTTGGTGAACCGTTTCATTTAGCGAAAATAAGTCTTGTTGCATTATTGCTGATTGGTGTTATCGGACTGAAATTAATTACATCTGATGATTCCAATACGAATGAAACAAAGATGAAAGGAGCGAGCTAA
- a CDS encoding LytTR family transcriptional regulator DNA-binding domain-containing protein: MKPRLTGIRIERKYDESDFIEFGVEEVNYVDLFRPKKNSDSILRFHTNKGVFLAVTTLEGIRASWGKYGFVSLDAVNVVNLENITYVVENALFIRAYFGDGSYTTVSRSKYELVKHLKRKSHPD, translated from the coding sequence ATGAAACCTAGGCTAACAGGGATTAGAATCGAAAGAAAGTACGATGAGTCAGATTTTATTGAATTTGGAGTAGAAGAGGTCAATTATGTAGATCTCTTTAGACCAAAAAAGAATTCAGACAGCATTTTACGCTTCCATACAAATAAAGGTGTATTTCTTGCAGTGACTACATTAGAAGGAATTCGGGCATCTTGGGGGAAGTATGGATTTGTTTCTTTAGATGCTGTAAATGTTGTCAATCTCGAAAATATTACATATGTAGTGGAGAATGCATTGTTCATCAGGGCTTACTTCGGTGACGGTTCTTATACAACAGTTTCTAGGTCTAAGTATGAATTAGTTAAACATCTAAAAAGAAAGAGTCATCCAGATTAA
- a CDS encoding 6-phospho-beta-glucosidase, with the protein MSGIKIVTIGGGSSYTPELVEGFIKRYAELPVRELWLVDILEGKEKLEIVGNLAKRMVEKAGVPMQIHLSLDRREALPGADFVTTQLRVGLLKARGLDESIPLKHGCIGQETNGAGGLFKALRTIPVILDISRDMEELCPEAWLINFTNPAGMVTEAVLRHSNIKKVVGLCNVPVGMKMAVAKMLDVDGNRVHIDFAGLNHMVFGTNVYLDGKKVTQQVIDKLTSDEETGPSVKNIADMGWEKEFIRALGLLPCPYHRYYYQTGPMLEHEREAAKKEGTRAEVVQKVEAELFELYKDPELAIKPPQLEKRGGAYYSDAACNLIYSIYNDVRDIQPVNVRNNGAIAGISPDSAVEVNCVITKEGPVPISVGELPIAVNGLVQQIKSFERVTIEAAVTGDYHKALLAMSINPLIPSDSIAKTILDEMLEAHKPYLPQFFKEETRKVTAEVGNI; encoded by the coding sequence TTGAGCGGAATTAAAATCGTAACCATTGGCGGTGGTTCCAGCTACACACCAGAGTTAGTTGAAGGCTTTATCAAGCGGTATGCGGAATTACCTGTACGTGAGCTTTGGCTGGTCGATATTTTAGAAGGCAAAGAAAAGTTAGAAATCGTAGGCAATTTAGCAAAACGCATGGTGGAGAAGGCTGGTGTTCCCATGCAAATTCATTTGTCATTGGATCGCAGAGAAGCACTGCCAGGAGCAGATTTTGTTACGACTCAGTTACGTGTAGGTCTACTAAAGGCTCGTGGATTAGACGAAAGTATACCATTAAAGCATGGATGCATTGGTCAGGAAACAAACGGTGCAGGTGGTCTGTTTAAGGCATTGCGCACTATCCCAGTAATTTTAGACATTAGTAGGGATATGGAAGAGCTATGTCCAGAAGCATGGCTCATTAATTTTACCAATCCAGCAGGAATGGTGACCGAGGCAGTTCTGCGTCACAGCAATATTAAAAAAGTCGTAGGTCTTTGCAATGTTCCAGTAGGTATGAAAATGGCTGTTGCCAAGATGCTGGATGTAGATGGTAATCGCGTGCATATTGATTTTGCAGGGTTAAATCATATGGTTTTCGGTACAAACGTCTATCTGGATGGCAAGAAGGTAACCCAGCAAGTAATTGATAAGCTGACAAGTGACGAAGAAACCGGTCCTTCCGTGAAAAATATTGCAGATATGGGGTGGGAAAAAGAGTTTATTCGGGCGCTAGGCTTATTGCCATGTCCCTATCATCGCTATTATTATCAGACTGGACCGATGCTTGAACATGAAAGAGAAGCGGCGAAAAAAGAAGGAACGAGAGCTGAGGTAGTTCAGAAGGTAGAAGCGGAATTGTTTGAACTGTATAAAGACCCTGAGTTGGCGATCAAGCCACCACAGCTAGAGAAACGAGGCGGCGCATACTATAGTGATGCGGCATGTAATCTTATTTACTCGATTTATAATGATGTACGGGATATTCAACCGGTTAATGTTCGTAACAACGGTGCCATTGCGGGGATTTCTCCTGATTCGGCTGTCGAAGTGAACTGCGTTATCACAAAAGAAGGACCTGTGCCAATCTCGGTGGGAGAGCTACCAATCGCCGTAAACGGTTTAGTTCAACAAATTAAATCCTTTGAACGCGTGACGATCGAAGCAGCAGTGACAGGCGATTACCATAAAGCATTGCTAGCCATGAGCATTAATCCGTTAATTCCATCAGACTCCATCGCTAAAACGATTTTAGATGAAATGCTGGAAGCACATAAGCCCTATCTGCCCCAGTTTTTCAAAGAGGAGACAAGGAAAGTGACCGCAGAGGTTGGTAACATCTAG
- a CDS encoding PTS lactose/cellobiose transporter subunit IIA, with the protein MEITDVAFHIILHGGNAKSFAMEAIAAAKRGEIEEARKLMDKATAELREAHHIQTSLIQEEAGGNKTEVTLLMIHAQDHLMNAITVKDLANEFIDLYAKINIEGGLTVERN; encoded by the coding sequence ATGGAAATTACAGATGTAGCATTTCACATAATATTACATGGTGGCAACGCAAAAAGCTTCGCTATGGAGGCAATTGCAGCGGCAAAGCGAGGAGAAATAGAGGAAGCACGCAAGCTAATGGACAAAGCGACTGCAGAGCTACGTGAAGCACACCATATTCAAACTTCTTTAATTCAGGAAGAAGCGGGCGGAAACAAGACAGAAGTAACCCTATTAATGATCCACGCGCAGGATCATTTAATGAATGCAATCACAGTGAAAGACTTAGCAAACGAGTTCATTGACCTTTATGCAAAAATTAACATCGAAGGGGGACTTACAGTTGAGCGGAATTAA
- a CDS encoding accessory gene regulator B family protein: MIEKLSKAISIKIKNASPERTNSIAVLSYALSILLNFFFICFFLLLIGLLTNRLQEIFIALMTFVILRFFSGGYHMKSLDHCVIVTTVIIAVIPYIPVNNIIIYLLTAISVLLVLIYAPNSTYENLTVPRKVLILKLCSVLIVSINFVIVSPIVALAFFVQSLLLIPRREVSIK; the protein is encoded by the coding sequence TTGATTGAGAAACTATCGAAAGCGATTTCTATCAAAATAAAAAATGCAAGCCCAGAGCGTACCAATAGCATAGCTGTATTATCTTACGCTCTTTCTATTTTGCTTAATTTCTTTTTTATTTGTTTCTTTTTACTCCTAATAGGTCTTTTAACAAATAGGTTACAGGAAATCTTTATTGCGTTGATGACTTTTGTGATATTACGTTTTTTTTCAGGTGGATATCATATGAAATCCTTAGATCACTGTGTAATTGTTACGACAGTTATTATTGCAGTGATACCATATATTCCTGTAAACAATATTATCATATATCTATTAACAGCTATTAGTGTTCTTCTAGTGCTTATTTATGCACCTAATAGTACATATGAAAACCTAACCGTACCTCGAAAAGTTCTGATTTTAAAATTATGTTCTGTTTTGATTGTAAGTATAAATTTTGTTATCGTTTCTCCCATAGTAGCACTAGCATTCTTTGTTCAATCATTACTTTTGATTCCAAGAAGGGAGGTGAGTATAAAATGA
- the celB gene encoding PTS cellobiose transporter subunit IIC, which yields MDRLVQLFERALMPIAGKVAGQKHLQAIRDGIVLTTPLLIVGSLCLVIGFIPIEGYDDFMKGIFGELWRTKLLYPVGVTFDIMALIASFGIAYRLAEKYKVDPLSAASISVASFLLVTPYNTMFTPAGTETAIQVSGVIPVTLMGSQGLFVAMIMALLSTEIFRIVIQKDIVLKMPPGVPPAVAKSFVALIPAFIVLGTCWIIRLIMEATTFESVHNVVKTLLGVPLQALGSSFAGALIAVILIHLLWACGLHGANLVGSVMSPIWLTLMDANRAVYMSNPNAELPNVITTQFFDLWLYIGGSGTTLAMVVAMAFLAKSQQMKSLGRLSLAPGLFNINEPVIFGVPIVMNPLLIIPFIVTPVVLLCVSYFAMSTGLVARPSGISVPWTTPLLVSGYLATGAKTSGLVLQLINFILAFAIYYPFIRLWDRQKCKEEQEATKNQAVTTLQA from the coding sequence ATGGACAGACTCGTTCAATTATTCGAGAGAGCGCTAATGCCCATTGCAGGGAAAGTCGCTGGGCAGAAGCACTTACAAGCCATTCGTGACGGTATCGTTTTAACAACTCCCCTTCTAATTGTCGGCTCCTTATGTTTGGTTATTGGGTTTATTCCAATCGAGGGTTATGATGACTTTATGAAGGGGATTTTTGGAGAGCTATGGCGTACAAAGCTCTTATATCCGGTAGGCGTTACCTTTGATATTATGGCACTCATTGCTAGTTTTGGTATAGCGTATCGGTTAGCGGAAAAGTATAAGGTGGACCCTTTATCGGCAGCATCGATATCTGTTGCCTCCTTTTTGCTGGTAACGCCATACAACACGATGTTTACTCCGGCTGGCACAGAAACAGCCATACAGGTTAGCGGTGTCATACCGGTAACATTAATGGGAAGTCAAGGATTGTTTGTTGCCATGATTATGGCTCTTTTATCGACAGAAATTTTCCGTATTGTTATACAAAAGGACATTGTTTTAAAAATGCCGCCAGGTGTACCACCAGCGGTTGCGAAATCCTTCGTTGCATTGATTCCAGCTTTTATTGTGCTTGGAACCTGCTGGATTATTCGTTTGATTATGGAAGCTACTACTTTTGAAAGCGTACACAATGTTGTTAAAACACTATTAGGAGTTCCCCTACAGGCACTGGGTTCCAGCTTCGCAGGTGCTTTAATCGCTGTTATTCTTATTCACCTTTTATGGGCTTGCGGCTTGCATGGAGCCAATTTGGTTGGCAGTGTAATGAGCCCGATCTGGTTAACGCTGATGGATGCAAACCGAGCTGTTTACATGAGCAATCCTAATGCAGAATTACCGAATGTTATCACGACTCAATTCTTTGATTTATGGCTCTATATTGGCGGATCAGGTACAACGCTTGCAATGGTTGTTGCCATGGCCTTTCTGGCAAAGAGCCAGCAGATGAAAAGCTTAGGAAGACTATCTCTTGCACCAGGGTTATTTAACATTAACGAACCGGTGATCTTCGGGGTACCGATCGTCATGAACCCGCTCTTAATTATTCCATTTATAGTAACGCCTGTTGTTCTTTTATGTGTCTCTTATTTTGCAATGTCCACGGGACTTGTAGCCAGACCAAGCGGTATATCCGTGCCATGGACCACTCCATTGTTAGTTAGTGGTTATCTCGCGACTGGGGCTAAAACATCCGGATTAGTCCTACAATTAATCAATTTTATACTCGCTTTTGCGATTTATTACCCATTTATACGTCTGTGGGATCGTCAAAAATGCAAGGAAGAGCAGGAGGCAACAAAAAATCAAGCTGTCACCACATTACAAGCATAA
- the miaB gene encoding tRNA (N6-isopentenyl adenosine(37)-C2)-methylthiotransferase MiaB yields MIDKKEATTDLKSGKSSKSTADYAKYFQAPSLKDAKKRGKEDITVHYDFTIPEEMKQIGKGLHYLIRTYGCQMNEHDTETMAGIFEAMGYTATEDTMEADVILFNTCAIREGAEDKVFGELGHMKHLKRNNPNLILGLCGCMSQEEKVVNKVLRSYSEVDMIFGTHNIHRLPVLLRDAMFSKEMVIEVWSKEGDIIENMPKTRTGDIKAWVNIMYGCDKFCTYCIVPYTRGKERSRRPEDVVAEVRELARQGFKEIMVLGQNVNAYGKDFEDRKYGLGDLLDELRKIDIPRIRFTTSHPRDFDDHLIEVLAKGGNLVEQIHLPAQSGSSEVLKKMARKYTREHYMELVRKIKAAIPDVSLSTDIIVGFPGETEEQFQETLSLMKEVEYDSAYTFIYSPREGTPAASMVDNVPEEVKKDRLQRLMAVQNEISLRKNQEMVGKTYELLIEGESRKNPEVLAGRTRTGKLVHVKADKSLIGTLVHVTITEAKTFTTYGELVTKVEV; encoded by the coding sequence ATGATCGATAAAAAAGAGGCGACAACGGACTTAAAATCCGGAAAGTCTAGTAAGTCCACAGCTGATTATGCAAAATATTTTCAGGCACCAAGCTTAAAGGACGCCAAGAAACGTGGAAAAGAAGACATTACCGTGCATTACGATTTCACTATACCTGAAGAGATGAAACAAATAGGAAAAGGTCTTCACTATTTGATTCGTACGTATGGCTGTCAAATGAACGAGCATGATACGGAGACCATGGCTGGAATTTTTGAAGCAATGGGTTATACAGCGACAGAAGATACAATGGAAGCTGATGTCATTCTGTTTAATACCTGTGCGATCCGAGAAGGAGCAGAGGATAAGGTGTTTGGTGAGCTTGGTCACATGAAGCATCTGAAACGTAACAATCCTAATCTCATTCTCGGTTTATGTGGCTGTATGTCACAGGAAGAAAAGGTAGTCAATAAAGTATTACGTTCTTATTCAGAAGTAGATATGATTTTTGGAACGCATAATATACACCGTCTGCCAGTATTATTGCGAGATGCAATGTTTAGTAAAGAAATGGTGATTGAGGTATGGTCTAAAGAGGGCGATATCATCGAGAATATGCCGAAAACACGCACAGGTGATATCAAAGCGTGGGTTAATATTATGTATGGCTGTGATAAGTTCTGTACGTACTGTATCGTGCCTTACACACGTGGAAAAGAACGCAGTCGCCGCCCAGAGGATGTCGTTGCTGAAGTGCGTGAATTGGCGCGCCAAGGCTTTAAAGAGATCATGGTACTGGGACAAAACGTAAACGCATACGGTAAAGACTTTGAAGATCGGAAATATGGACTTGGGGATTTGTTAGACGAACTTCGTAAGATTGATATTCCACGTATTCGCTTTACAACAAGTCATCCACGGGATTTTGATGACCACCTCATTGAAGTCTTAGCAAAAGGCGGAAATTTGGTAGAGCAAATTCATCTGCCTGCACAGTCTGGTAGCTCAGAAGTCTTGAAAAAAATGGCACGTAAATATACACGCGAGCATTATATGGAGTTGGTTCGTAAAATTAAGGCTGCTATTCCTGATGTTTCGTTATCTACAGATATTATTGTGGGATTCCCAGGTGAAACGGAGGAACAATTCCAGGAAACACTGTCCTTGATGAAAGAAGTGGAATACGATTCAGCGTATACGTTCATCTACTCTCCACGCGAGGGTACACCGGCTGCTTCTATGGTGGATAATGTACCAGAAGAGGTGAAAAAGGATCGTTTACAACGATTGATGGCTGTACAGAATGAGATTTCCTTGCGTAAAAATCAAGAGATGGTTGGTAAAACCTATGAATTGCTGATTGAAGGAGAGAGTCGAAAAAATCCAGAGGTATTAGCTGGACGCACTCGAACTGGAAAATTAGTGCATGTAAAAGCTGATAAATCTTTAATTGGTACACTGGTACATGTTACAATTACAGAGGCAAAAACATTTACCACATATGGGGAATTAGTGACTAAAGTTGAGGTGTAA
- a CDS encoding TetR/AcrR family transcriptional regulator, translating into MTANKIKEAALQCFAQHGYEGTSLAQIANEVGIKKPSIYAHFKAKEDLFLHLIHDVFTIEKAKIQQFLMINQDQPLATLLPELLNHYKTNFTSDSTFTFWLRMAFFPPSSLVEPVSDVTNQFLDELEAMLVPLFKRAKELREIQVDDPQDAAIAFLCLMDGLFAELLFGGSDRYEKRWSSSWKIFAKGIHMERDWE; encoded by the coding sequence ATGACTGCAAACAAGATAAAAGAGGCTGCCTTGCAGTGCTTTGCTCAACACGGCTACGAGGGAACATCGCTTGCTCAAATTGCAAACGAGGTTGGAATAAAAAAACCTTCCATTTATGCTCACTTTAAGGCAAAGGAAGATCTTTTTCTGCACCTGATCCATGATGTATTCACGATTGAGAAGGCCAAGATACAACAATTTTTAATGATCAATCAGGATCAACCCCTAGCTACCTTGTTACCCGAATTGTTAAACCATTACAAAACAAATTTTACTTCCGATAGCACGTTTACCTTTTGGCTTCGGATGGCTTTCTTTCCCCCCTCTAGCTTGGTGGAGCCGGTTAGTGATGTGACCAATCAATTTTTAGACGAACTGGAGGCTATGCTAGTCCCCTTGTTCAAGCGTGCAAAAGAATTAAGAGAAATTCAGGTGGATGATCCCCAAGATGCCGCCATTGCCTTTCTTTGTTTAATGGATGGTCTATTTGCGGAATTATTGTTTGGTGGATCAGATCGATATGAGAAACGTTGGTCTTCCTCATGGAAAATCTTTGCCAAGGGAATACACATGGAAAGGGATTGGGAGTAA
- a CDS encoding helix-turn-helix domain-containing protein, producing the protein MSTFGQRLQKSRKKAKLTQEQVANKLGLDYSTISKYENDHSQPDNDTLISLADLYWVTVDYLLGRSVEQSDHDLSLVDAYLPKEKLEKLTPKQMEKINDFLSLPEDIQMNIGTMIEAAVEIVKDKNRPD; encoded by the coding sequence ATGTCGACATTTGGTCAACGATTACAAAAATCTAGAAAAAAAGCAAAATTAACGCAGGAACAAGTGGCCAATAAACTCGGACTTGACTACTCCACTATCTCCAAATATGAGAATGATCACTCGCAACCCGATAATGATACTCTTATTTCGCTAGCAGATTTATATTGGGTTACTGTAGATTATCTACTCGGTCGATCAGTCGAACAATCTGATCACGATCTCTCTTTAGTGGATGCATACCTGCCTAAGGAAAAATTAGAAAAATTAACTCCAAAACAAATGGAAAAGATTAATGATTTTTTGTCTTTACCTGAAGACATTCAGATGAATATTGGTACAATGATTGAAGCCGCTGTCGAAATCGTAAAAGACAAAAATCGTCCTGATTAG
- a CDS encoding PTS sugar transporter subunit IIB, whose product MNIVLCCSAGMSTSLLVTRMEEAAKEQGIEATIWAISADDMRDNWDKAEVVLLGPQIRYKLAEFKKEGEARNIPVDVINPVDYGMVNGQKVLEAALHMKK is encoded by the coding sequence ATGAATATCGTACTATGTTGTTCAGCAGGAATGTCAACTAGCCTACTTGTAACTCGAATGGAGGAGGCAGCAAAGGAGCAAGGTATCGAAGCAACGATTTGGGCTATATCTGCAGATGATATGCGTGATAACTGGGATAAAGCAGAGGTTGTGTTGCTCGGACCGCAAATCCGTTATAAATTAGCAGAATTTAAAAAGGAAGGCGAAGCGAGAAATATACCCGTTGATGTTATAAACCCTGTTGACTATGGAATGGTCAATGGCCAAAAGGTACTAGAAGCTGCCTTACACATGAAGAAATAG
- a CDS encoding DMT family transporter, translating to MGWVFLFFAGCFEIVGVLGLKKVSLKQSLASYLILMGGFALSFTFLNLSMQSISMGTAYAIWTGIGTVGSALLGMLVYKEPKEWRRILFIMMIVSAAIGLKIIA from the coding sequence ATGGGCTGGGTTTTCTTATTTTTTGCAGGATGCTTTGAAATTGTTGGCGTGCTTGGCTTAAAAAAGGTCTCATTGAAGCAGAGCTTAGCCTCTTATCTGATTTTAATGGGGGGATTCGCTCTTAGTTTTACCTTTTTGAACCTGTCCATGCAAAGTATATCCATGGGTACAGCTTACGCAATCTGGACTGGCATCGGTACAGTTGGGAGCGCCTTATTGGGTATGCTTGTTTATAAGGAACCGAAAGAATGGAGGCGGATTTTATTTATTATGATGATTGTATCCGCTGCTATTGGTTTGAAAATAATCGCATAG